The segment AGAGGCTCAAGTCAAAGAATTTGACGTCACCTTGCCGGAAGCGGGAAAACATCAACTCGAAGTCCGCCTCGAAGAAGACATTCTCTCTGCCGACAACCGCCGGTATCTGGCTTTGGATCTCTCACAGCGGGTGTCGGTCCTGATCATTGATGGTTCTCCCAGCCAAATGGGAGCGGAGTACGTCGCCGATTCTCTGGCCGCCGATTCTAACCTCACGGGGATTGATGTTCGTCTCGAAACCCCCGAGTTCCTCCGTCTGGAAACGCTCGACCGGTTCTCCTGTATTTACCTGCTTGACGTGGGGGAACTCTCGCTCGATGCCGTTGCAGCTCTGCGAAAATATGTAGAGCAGGGGGGCGGGCTGGCCTGGTTCCTGGGGCAGTCTGTGAATCCCGTTTTTTACAATGATAAACTATCTAGTAACAATCTTTCGAACGGCGAACCGATCCTGTTCCCTGTTCCGCTGGAACCGACGAGCGAAAATCTGGTCGAACTCGATTTCGATCAGTTCGACGAACAGAATATTGCCGACTTGCAGTTCGATCCACACCCCATCTTCAAAGTGATGGAAGGTCAAGATAATCCGTTCGTCGACATGGTTCGGGTCGAGACTTATTTCCCAGTATTGCTCGGTTGGGATGCTCAGGACGCAGAATCGACTGAAGGAGTACAGGTCATTGCCCGATTGCGAAATGGGGCTCCCTTCGCGTTGGAACATCAGCTTTCAGCCGAAAGCGGAAAGATCGTCACATTCCTTTCCACGGCCGGCCCCGAATGGAACAACTGGGCATTAAACCCGAGTTACGTCATTTTTCAATTGGAACTACAGAAATACATCGCCCGGCAACAGTCCGAGTTCGCTTCACGAGAAGTCGGCGAACCGATCGATCTGGATTTACCCGCCGTCGACTACATGGAGCAGATCGACATTCTCGTTCCCGAAGAGACTGGCAAGCGACGTACCCGACTGCAGGCGGTCGCTCGTTCTGGAAGTGAGAATGGAGATGCAGAGGGGACCGCAACTGGTAGCGATCTACTGTTATCCGCTCAATTCAAAGAGACGGCTTCGCCCGGTGTTTATCAAGTCGAATTGTTGACCCAAAACCAGACAAAAGAAGAACGTTGGTTGGCGTACAACGTCCCTGAAAAGGAGAGCCGTCTCGACATCATGGAGACTGCCAAGCTCTTCTCGGCCAGCGGAGAATACGACAATATCCGTATTCATGAACCGGGCGAATTGCAGGGACTGAAGGAAGAAGAAGCAGGTCAGGACATCAGGAAGTTTTTATTAATTGCCTTACTTATCTTTCTGCTGTTGGAACAGTGGATGGCCTATCACATGAGTTATCACCCTCAAGCGGTTAAACAGACACGATGAACTGGTTATTTTCCCAAACCATGAACGAGCCGGTATCCAGCGATGACTGGAGTGCGCTCGAATTCAACTGGCCGAGTGGTCCCGGAGAGTGGGCCATTTACGGTGGGGGAATCCTGCTGATCATCGCTCTCTCGCTCTTCCTCACCTGGCGTGATACTCGTAGCTTACCTCGCTGGGTTTGTCTGGCGATGGGAACGTTGAGATTACTGCTGATTGCCGGGCTGATCGTCATCGCCCTGAATCCGCAGGAACGAACGCAGAAAATGGCCTTCCGCCCTTCGCGAGTTGCGTTACTGGTCGATACATCTTTGTCCATGCGGTTTCCTGAAGAAGATCTTTCTGAAAACGATACCTCCGACGATTCCACTCAATCCAGCCGAGCGGAAGTTGTCGAACAACTGTTGGGTGATTCGAATATTTTGAAAGAGCTACAGGCAGAGCACGAGGTCAGTCTGTATACGTTCGACACAGAATTGCATGGTCCTCACCAAGTTTTCCCCAGCTTTGATCGTCGAGGTCAAGCCCCCGGAACAGGGGGGACAAATTCGACGGAGGCGGGCGACAATTCATCTACAGAAGTTCCCGGAGCAGCAAGCGGAACTGAGAACCAGGTGCAAGCGGCAGCACCTCTCAATTGGGAGGAAATCCTGCAACCACAAGGAGTCGAAACCCGTCTCGGAGAATCCTTAGTCAATCTGATGCGTGATGCAGGAGGCAAGACGTTTTCCGGCGTAGCCGTCTTCTCTGACGGAGGAGCGAATGCGGGTATTTCTGTCGACACCGCCAATGAAATGTCGCGAGCGACGAACTCTCGAATCGTTTCTGTGGGTGTGGGCGGTACGGCCCAACCGCTCAATCTGCAACTGACCAAAGTGCAGGCACCATCGCAGGTTCACATTAAAGACCCCTTCGAACTGACTGTCTTTCTGCAGAGCTTCGGCTTGGCGGGAAAGACAGCCAAGTTGGAACTATTGATGCGACCGGAAAGTCAAATCGACGAAGAACCAGCACTCATTGAAACTAAAGAAGTTCAGCTGTTGGAAGACGGCCTTCCCGTAGAAGTTCAATTCGAACAGAACCCGACCGTGGTCGGTGCCTTCGAATACTTGATTCGTGGATCTGTATCTGCCGAACGGTCGGAGATTACCGAAGACGATAATATTTTGCGTCGATCAGTTACGGTTGAAGATAAGAAAACGAAAGTCCTGTTGATCGCCAGCGGTCCGATGCGTGACTATCGGTTTGTTCGTAATATGCTTTTTCGCCATCCGGGAATGACCACCGATGTCTGGCTGCAAAGCATCGATCCAACGACAGCGGGAATGGTCAGTCAGGAGTCGAATGAACTATTAACATCATTTCCAAACTCGGCGGTCGACTTAATTGAGTACGACGCGATTGTTGCCTTCGATGCCGACTGGAAACAATTTACGCAGGCCCAGTTGGAACTGCTGCATAAATGGGTGGCCGAACAAGCGGGAGGATTGATCCTGATCGCGGGAGATGTGAACACTCCGATTCTTGCACGGGATGAATCGGACCTCGGTTTGATTAAAGAACTTGCCCCCGTCATTCTGGGAACTCAATTGAGTGGTATCGGAATCGGCAATCGGGCCCAGCAAGCCTGGCAACTGGCATTGACCGAAGATGGTCAGTCGGCTGGATTTTTACAACTCAACGAAGATGGTAAAGGAGCCGAGGCGGACTGGTCCGAGTTCCCCGGTATCTACCGAACTTATCCGACGAACGGCGTCAAAGCGGGGGCAACCATCTACGCCCGCCATTCCGATCCTCGAAGCCAAACTTCGGACGGTCAACCCGTCTTCATGGCGTCCCAGTTTTTCGGTTCGGGATACGTGTTGTATATTGGAAGCGCCGAGCTTTGGCGTTTGCGATCAGTCGACTACGAGTACCTCGATCGATTCTGGACGAAAACCATCCGAGAGGTTCAACAGGGTCGCGCCCGCCGGGGAAATCCTCGGGGAACGATACTACTGGAACGATCACAATATCTGCTTGGTCAGACGGTTCGTCTACGGGTCAAGTTGCTGACCCCTCAATTGGAACCTTACCAGGCTGCGTCTGTTCCATTAGATGTTCTGGTACTCGACCATAATTCAAAAACCTTCACGGTCCCACTCAAACCACACCCCGAACTACCAGGGCAATTTGTTGGCGAATACCGGGCCAGCCTTCCTGGAACTCATCAACTACAAGTCGAAATTCCAGATTCAAACGAACCTCTGGTGGAGAAAATTGACGTCCGACTGCCCAATCTCGAATCCGATGATCCGCGCCAGAAAGTTGCTCTTCTCTCCGATCTCGCTCGTGATACGGGAGGAACCTATTTGACTCTCAATCAGGCAAATTCCGACCTGGTCGCTCAGTTCCCTAACCGGGGAGAAGAGTTTCTTGTGGACGAAAGCCTGTTAACGTTGTGGGACCGCCGCTGGGTTTTATTCCTGCTTGTCGGTTTCCTCGGAGTCGAATGGCTGATTCGTAAGATTTATAAGCTGGCCTGATCTCAACGGGTCCGATTTTAACTAAAGAATATACACTGAAAATCAAACCAGTCAAAATACCTCGACTGAACGTGAACTGAATTAACGTGAGTGATCAACCTATGTCCGCCGAACCAGAGACAACTCGCACGACACCGGACGAACTCCGGGAGACTGTCTGGGGGGTTCTTGCGCAATTGCGGCAACGCATACGCAATTACATCACCGCGATTTCGGTCTCCCGCTTGGTGATTCTTTTAGGCGGACTCTTCTGGCTTTCCCTTCTGGTCGACCAACTTTACTTCATGGCAACTAACCTGGAGTTGTCCGTTGGTTTTCGAAAGTTTCTGTTGGGGGCGAGTTTCGTTGGACTGCCGGTCTTCTTACTCTGGTCGATCTGGCCCCTATTCCGTCAGATGCAATCGCGGTCGCTGGCCCTGGTGCTGGAACGTCGATTTCCCCAACTGAACGATCGTCTGATTACCACTGTCGAATTTCTACAAGACGATCAGTCCTCGCTTCCGGAATTGACGCGGCAGATGCTCGGCCGGACAGTTCGCGAAGTGGGGCAGCAGATCAAACAGTTACCGATCACCGATGTCTTTGAACGACGCCCAATACAGCGTGGTATCATCACCGCAGTGGCAGTGACGCTATCAGTTCTCGTATTCCTGGTAATGAATCAAGAAGCGGCCGCTCGCTGGAAAAACGCTTACGTCGACCTCGCCCCAAGTTACTGGGAACGGAATACGCAACTTGAAGTTCAAGTGGTCGCTCAACCGAGTGATCAAGTCCGGGAATTCGACAGCAATCGCGAATACAAACACGCTCGCGGACGAGATCTGGTTGTGCTGGTGACCGTGCCGGAAGGAATTAATCCGGATGGCGAGCCATGGGTTATTCCCGAACGTGTTCGGCTGGACCTGACCTCTCACGATGAAAGCAGTTACATCGTGCTCAACCGCACGGGAGATCGCGAGTTTCAGTATACCTTCACCAAGCTGCTACATGATCTGGAATTTGACGTACAGGGAGGCGACTACCGCAGCCCGGAATCGTATCACGTACGACTGGTGGAACCTCCTCAGATCGAAGAGATAGCTCTCGAGTGTGATTACCCCGAGTACACCCGGTTGGCTCCCATTGGTCGCGATGGGCAACCTCAACTGGAAATGCTAAAAGTACAGGGAAGTCAGATCTCCATTCCGCATGAAACGAAGTTTCTGTTGAACTGTAAATCAAACAAATCACTCGTTCGAGCATCGATTCGAACCGACCATTTTGAAGTCAACCTTGATCCCGAACAGACCACTTGGACGCCTTTACGTGAAGAAGGTGAACCGCAACCCGCCCAGTCACTTAATTTACCACCTGAAGCGGGCATCTTCCCAGACTCACGCCTGTTGTCCTTCCCTTTCGTACTCTCGAAGACAGTCGAGAATGGCGATGAACCCAACATCCCGGCCAGGTTCGGACCGAGTGCGCTAATCCGCATTGTTCTGGAAGACGTCGATGGAGTCATTTCCGATCAGCCCATTCGGTTAAATATCACAGGCATAGAGGACGAAGCCCC is part of the Polystyrenella longa genome and harbors:
- a CDS encoding BatA domain-containing protein, whose amino-acid sequence is MMSWLAQHFFNPSFVLPWGALLLAIPIIIHLINRMRYRRVRFAAMEFLLQSQKKNRRRLLLEQLLLLLLRIIVVCLLIALIARLVIDPSEMALFQGAQSHHVVLLDDSGSMREQLQEEDAFQAGLEVVRELAAEGGKRPNTIQLSLLRLSNPQQPIFYKQTLNDAFLNELETRLENLKSGYGSPDLRASLEAAWELFQQEKGMQQHLHFISDFREADWATPQPLAEQFEKLNSADVSINLIRTTNSRQDNLALTGFEGDVHIAAAGVPVRLKTTVQNFGETVARNVRLTVFADGEKLPMSLELEQINAGEAQVKEFDVTLPEAGKHQLEVRLEEDILSADNRRYLALDLSQRVSVLIIDGSPSQMGAEYVADSLAADSNLTGIDVRLETPEFLRLETLDRFSCIYLLDVGELSLDAVAALRKYVEQGGGLAWFLGQSVNPVFYNDKLSSNNLSNGEPILFPVPLEPTSENLVELDFDQFDEQNIADLQFDPHPIFKVMEGQDNPFVDMVRVETYFPVLLGWDAQDAESTEGVQVIARLRNGAPFALEHQLSAESGKIVTFLSTAGPEWNNWALNPSYVIFQLELQKYIARQQSEFASREVGEPIDLDLPAVDYMEQIDILVPEETGKRRTRLQAVARSGSENGDAEGTATGSDLLLSAQFKETASPGVYQVELLTQNQTKEERWLAYNVPEKESRLDIMETAKLFSASGEYDNIRIHEPGELQGLKEEEAGQDIRKFLLIALLIFLLLEQWMAYHMSYHPQAVKQTR